A window of the Vigna angularis cultivar LongXiaoDou No.4 chromosome 3, ASM1680809v1, whole genome shotgun sequence genome harbors these coding sequences:
- the LOC108324110 gene encoding ATP-dependent Clp protease proteolytic subunit 5, chloroplastic translates to MAHTSLFTPSSSLRFNPLLLSSTPTSSSSLPHNLSFPTLSRKLRKSVEGRKINKNSAVKAVYGDQFWTPESSSRQDIWSIRRDLKVPSSPYFPTYAQGQGPPPMVQERFQSVISQLFQYRIIRCGGAVDDDMANIIVAQLLYLDAVDPNKDIVMYVNSPGGSVTAGMAIFDTMRHIRPDVSTVCVGLAASMGAFLLSAGTIGKRYSLPNSRIMIHQPLGGAQGGQTDIDIQANEMLHHKANLNGYLSYHTGQSLEKINQDTDRDFFMSAKEAKDYGLIDGVIMNPLKALQPLEAAAEGKDRASV, encoded by the exons ATGGCTCACACGTCCCTTTTCACTCCCTCTTCCTCTCTCAGATTCaaccctcttcttctttcctccactcccacttcttcttcttctcttccgcACAACCTTTCTTTCCCCACCCTCTccag GAAACTAAGGAAATCGGTGGAAGGTagaaagattaataaaaattcTGCTGTGAAGGCAGTGTATGGTGATCAATTTTGGACACCTGAGAGCAGTTCACGTCAGGATATTTGGTCCATAAG GAGGGATTTGAAAGTCCCATCTTCCCCTTATTTCCCCACCTATGCACAAGGACAAGGGCCACCTCCTATGGTGCAGGAGCGTTTCCAAAGTGTTATAAGTCAGCTTTTCCAATAT AGAATAATTCGTTGTGGTGGAGCTGTTGATGACGATATGGCAAATATCATAGTTGCTCAGCTCCTGTACCTAGATGCTGTTGATCCTAACAAG GATATTGTCATGTATGTAAATTCTCCAGGAGGGTCGGTTACAGCTg GTATGGCAATATTTGATACAATGAGGCACATTCGACCTGATGTGTCTACTGTCTGTGTTGGATTAGCGGCTAG TATGGGAGCTTTTCTGCTTAGCGCTGGGACCATTG GAAAGAGATACAGTTTGCCAAATTCAAGGATTATGATTCATCAACCGCTTGGTGGTGCTCAAGGAGGCCAAACTGACATAGATATTCAG GCTAATGAAATGCTGCATCACAAGGCAAATCTGAATGGATATCTCTCCTATCACACCGGCCAAAGTTTGGAGAAGATTAACCAGGATACAGACCGTGACTTTTTTATGAGTGCAAAAGAAGCCAAGGATTATGGACTAATTGATGGTGTGATTATGAATCCTCTCAAAGCTCTCCAGCCATTAGAGGCTGCAGCAGAGGGTAAAGATCGGGCCAGTGTTTGA
- the LOC108325651 gene encoding uncharacterized protein LOC108325651, with protein sequence MDHFRFNKTLLLIGALSCLLLSTAVSARQLLAAPVPPELTQFCSGTDNPSLCVDTIAPFLSGSFDPVKALESEINATLQKASEIAASISKQLEDPTTAKNALDALNICKSQYDDMLDSIKESLNLVAQMNVADAYHKMSAVISYKSSCDDAYTESPGVEMPFRQEATTLFELSGNCVTVLDTIVNTHKV encoded by the coding sequence ATGGATCACTTCAGATTCAACAAAACCCTTCTCCTCATCGGAGCACTCTCTTGCCTCCTCCTATCCACCGCCGTCTCCGCCCGTCAACTTCTAGCGGCACCTGTCCCCCCTGAGCTTACACAATTCTGCAGCGGCACCGATAACCCATCCCTATGTGTCGATACCATCGCCCCCTTCCTATCTGGTTCCTTCGACCCCGTCAAAGCACTGGAGAGCGAGATCAACGCCACCCTCCAGAAGGCCAGCGAGATCGCTGCTTCCATCTCCAAGCAGCTGGAAGATCCCACCACCGCCAAGAACGCTTTGGACGCGCTCAACATCTGCAAGTCTCAGTACGATGACATGTTGGACAGCATAAAGGAGTCTCTGAATCTGGTGGCTCAGATGAACGTGGCGGATGCTTATCACAAAATGAGCGCCGTGATTTCCTACAAATCCAGCTGCGACGACGCTTACACCGAGTCTCCCGGCGTCGAAATGCCCTTCCGCCAGGAAGCCACCACGCTCTTCGAGTTGAGTGGCAATTGCGTCACCGTCCTGGACACCATCGTTAACACTCACAAGGTGTAA
- the LOC108326281 gene encoding proline-rich receptor-like protein kinase PERK3 gives MSLVAGSTSSIGGFKSLLGLLSCTVWFVVEYGECGRTLQQQTPSLSPAALPPVVDGDLPLLANAFGLKHLPAPIPSRANFTKGRVQLEPPGSAFKNIAPVHPIADAIPALAQPPLSPFVSDCCRHDMVWKRGSEICQCAYPIKLDLLLLNVSLNPDWNVVFLDDLATQLELNTTQIEIIKFYLLSLSTLNISMDITPNKGISFSASEAAKINSSLSLHKVQLDSRYVGNYSVLNITWFKAPPPSQAPTIATSPKRAPHRKAPPTTLSSTSYRGKHSNLPLILGIVTGVLFISIVCVLTLCLCTMRPKAKTPPMETEKPRTESTVPAVGSLPHPTSTRFIAYEELKEATNNFELASVLGEGGFGRVFKGVLNDGTAVAIKRLTSGGQQGDKEFLVEVEMLSRLHHRNLVKLVGYYSNRDASQNLLCYELVPNGSLEAWLHGPLGINCPLDWDTRMKIALDAARGLAYLHEDSQPCVIHRDFKASNILLENNFHAKVADFGLAKQAPEGRANYLSTRVMGTFGYVAPEYAMTGHLLVKSDVYSYGVVLLELLTGRKPVDMSQPTGQENLVTWARPILRDKDRLEELADPRLGGRYPKEDFVRVCTIAAACVAPEASQRPTMGEVVQSLKMVQRITESHDPVLASSITRPNMRQSSTTYESDGTSSMFSSGPYSGLSAFDHDNISRTAVFSEDLHEGR, from the exons ATGTCGCTGGTCGCCGGTTCCACCTCTTCAATCG GTGGGTTTAAATCGTTGCTTGGGTTGTTATCTTGCACGGTGTGGTTTGTGGTTGAGTATGGTGAATGTGGTAGAACCCTGCAACAGCAAACACCTTCTTTATCTCCAGCTGCTCTTCCACCTGTGGTTGATGGTGATCTGCCACTACTGGCAAATGCTTTTGGGTTGAAGCATTTGCCTGCACCAATCCCATCACGTGCCAATTTCACCAAAGGAAGAGTACAATTAGAACCTCCGGGTTCTGCGTTTAAGAATATTGCCCCTGTGCATCCCATTGCCGATGCAATTCCTGCTCTCGCTCAACCACCACTGTCCCCTTTTGTTTCCG ATTGTTGCAGACATGACATGGTGTGGAAACGAGGCAGTGAGATTTGCCAATGTGCTTATCCCATAAAGCTAGACTTGCTTCTTTTGAATGTCTCTCTAAACCCTGACTGGAATGTTGTTTTTCTCGATGATTTGGCCACCCAACTTGAGCTGAACACTAcccaaattgaaattattaaattttacctACTGAGCTTGTCGACATTGAATATATCGATGGATATCACTCCAAATAAAGGGATCAGTTTCTCCGCCAGTGAAGCCGCTAAAATAAATTCGTCGCTCTCATTGCATAAGGTTCAACTAGACAGCAGATATGTGGGCAACTACAGTGTCCTCAATATAACCTGGTTTAAAGCTCCACCTCCTTCTCAAG CTCCTACAATTGCTACATCACCTAAGAGAGCTCCTCACAGGAAAGCACCTCCAACCACATTATCGAGTACTTCTTACAGGGGAAAGCATTCAAACTTGCCTCTTATTCTTGGAATTGTGACTGGCGTACTCTTCATTTCCATTGTATGTGTACTTACACTTTGCTTATGTACGATGAGGCCAAAAGCAAAAACACCTCCCATGGAAACTG AAAAGCCAAGGACTGAAAGCACAGTGCCAGCTGTTGGGTCTCTTCCCCATCCAACCAGTACACGCTTTATTGCTTATGAAGAACTGAAAGAAGCTAccaataattttgaattagcAAGCGTACTCGGAGAAGGAGGTTTTGGTAGAGTTTTTAAAGGTGTCTTGAATGATGGAACTGCTGTTGCAATTAAGAGGCTTACTAGTGGAGGGCAACAGGGTGACAAAGAATTTTTGGTTGAGGTTGAGATGCTTAGTCGGCTGCATCATCGTAACCTTGTAAAACTAGTGGGATACTATAGTAATCGTGACGCATCACAAAATCTACTTTGCTATGAGCTTGTTCCGAATGGAAGTTTAGAGGCCTGGCTTCATG GTCCCCTGGGAATAAATTGCCCTTTGGATTGGGACACTAGAATGAAGATTGCCCTTGATGCTGCAAGAGGACTTGCATACCTGCACGAAGATTCACAGCCCTGTGTTATACACAGAGATTTCAAGGCATCCAACATATTACTTGAGAACAACTTTCATGCAAAAGTTGCAGATTTTGGTCTAGCTAAACAGGCGCCTGAAGGCAGGGCCAATTATTTATCTACTCGAGTCATGGGCACATTTGG GTATGTAGCTCCTGAGTATGCTATGACTGGACATCTTCTTGTTAAAAGCGACGTTTATAGTTATGGGGTTGTCTTGCTGGAACTGTTGACTGGAAGGAAACCAGTGGATATGTCACAGCCAACTGGACAAGAGAACCTTGTTACTTGG GCAAGACCTATTCTTAGAGACAAGGATCGGTTGGAAGAACTTGCTGATCCAAGGCTTGGGGGAAGGTATCCAAAAGAAGATTTTGTACGTGTTTGCACTATTGCTGCAGCCTGTGTTGCTCCCGAAGCAAGCCAGCGACCTACAATGGGTGAAGTGGTACAGTCACTTAAAATGGTGCAGCGGATCACAGAAAGTCATGATCCTGTGTTAGCCTCATCCATTACACGGCCCAACATGAGACAGTCTTCTACCACCTATGAGTCGGATGGGACATCTTCAATGTTTTCTTCGGGTCCTTACTCTGGTCTAAGTGCCTTTGACCATGACAACATTTCAAGGACGGCTGTTTTCTCGGAAGATCTTCACGAAGGACGATGA